A stretch of Campylobacter gracilis DNA encodes these proteins:
- a CDS encoding helix-turn-helix domain-containing protein codes for MNAVVNFNGLDLEVLEFNDTWALSNKQVADGFGVSEEAIRQQKSRGEYRNNVHFYTVTNCNGGAYKTFWTKKGVITLGFKLRETPQTIAFRDWASDFILKSNDIISKSNPYLDKLVDNMGILNEKIDKLQAKNSALAGELIEASRKYTAALERENALLRRDAEGAGRLLKKSTKLSEAERDEVARLYESGLSQAQICRRLGRSDTAVRNAIRSRSLGSAGGLFEGAL; via the coding sequence ATGAACGCTGTCGTAAATTTTAACGGCTTGGATTTAGAGGTGCTTGAGTTTAATGATACTTGGGCTTTATCAAACAAACAAGTTGCAGATGGCTTTGGGGTAAGTGAAGAGGCTATCAGGCAACAAAAATCGCGCGGAGAATACCGAAATAATGTGCATTTTTACACTGTGACAAATTGTAACGGTGGTGCATATAAGACTTTTTGGACTAAAAAAGGCGTCATCACGTTGGGTTTCAAGCTACGCGAGACGCCTCAAACTATCGCCTTTAGAGATTGGGCGAGCGACTTTATATTAAAATCGAATGATATTATATCTAAATCCAACCCATATTTAGATAAACTAGTTGATAATATGGGCATCCTAAACGAAAAGATAGATAAGCTTCAGGCTAAAAACTCCGCCCTTGCAGGTGAGCTGATCGAAGCTAGCCGCAAATACACCGCCGCACTCGAGCGCGAAAACGCCCTATTGCGTCGTGATGCCGAAGGAGCCGGGCGGCTGCTTAAGAAGTCCACCAAGCTAAGCGAAGCGGAAAGAGATGAAGTAGCAAGGCTGTATGAAAGCGGGCTATCGCAGGCACAGATATGCCGCAGGCTCGGTCGCAGCGATACGGCGGTGCGAAACGCGATAAGATCTCGCAGCTTGGGCAGCGCGGGCGGACTTTTCGAAGGTGCGCTATGA
- a CDS encoding phage protein GemA/Gp16 family protein translates to MTKSQEIYRKKLLAMIHLHPFHKHAVQEGAWDVFLQSWGVGSCAELNVKELVNVLAVMDGKAAPRRFEDAATAPQVFAIRNAWQRVAVNVSETALLAFVGRIIKQPCTDVSKLSKKQASWVIAALRKMREAR, encoded by the coding sequence ATGACCAAATCCCAAGAAATCTATCGCAAAAAGCTTCTAGCGATGATCCATCTGCACCCGTTTCATAAGCACGCCGTGCAAGAAGGGGCGTGGGATGTATTTTTGCAAAGCTGGGGTGTGGGCAGCTGTGCCGAGCTAAACGTAAAAGAGCTCGTAAACGTGCTAGCGGTAATGGACGGCAAGGCTGCCCCTCGCAGATTTGAGGACGCAGCGACCGCTCCGCAAGTGTTTGCTATAAGAAACGCATGGCAAAGAGTAGCGGTAAACGTAAGCGAAACTGCGCTGCTAGCCTTTGTAGGGCGCATCATTAAGCAGCCTTGCACCGATGTGTCAAAGCTAAGTAAAAAGCAAGCATCCTGGGTTATTGCCGCTCTTAGGAAAATGAGGGAGGCTAGATAG
- a CDS encoding NrdR family transcriptional regulator yields the protein MFCPKCAHEKTAVLKTIKGLKNIRMRRCEKCGYTWITEEKPLKDKDLAGYVEYIDEIDKKV from the coding sequence GTGTTTTGCCCGAAGTGCGCACACGAAAAAACCGCCGTGCTAAAAACCATAAAGGGGCTAAAAAATATCCGTATGCGCCGCTGCGAAAAATGCGGATATACCTGGATTACTGAAGAAAAACCGCTTAAAGATAAAGATCTGGCGGGTTACGTAGAGTATATTGACGAGATAGATAAAAAAGTTTAA
- a CDS encoding structural protein, with amino-acid sequence MRNLARSLIRFKILKAKGEVEALLQNYSQTQRQRLEQILDEIVALSTQETDASTLKKLLLDKAASANIEVSPQDLESIYIILAQKVSKKLAVAAAGHIKEAVKFSFDTVDAEAIEAMRKGFYWMGKEYNERLQNRLKDIIERVFKAEIANEEVGSALKEEFGSIINADESYFKGVADHIALQAQNVAAVTQGSKYGVQFYKVLAILDDRTTKICRSMHGRIIPAEHLSAQADKILNAHSLADKKAAAAWRDQAFFGKSLPKNFGLPPYHFRCRTEVTPVWVDEEEEDGVMMRNTQPLSNDEIIRHIDKIGVERVLDLKAANGEHGLKNRLKRNEKLKSDIIKALNSIIAIAPKKDEENLSNAVSSNGYFMVFDGNRIVTAYKPGKGAQTYFKEKSLALQQEIIKRWWQK; translated from the coding sequence ATGAGAAATTTAGCTAGATCTTTAATAAGATTTAAAATTTTAAAAGCAAAGGGCGAGGTAGAAGCCTTGTTACAAAACTACTCACAGACGCAAAGACAGAGGCTGGAGCAGATCTTAGATGAAATCGTAGCTCTTAGCACGCAAGAAACGGATGCGTCTACGTTAAAAAAGCTACTCTTAGATAAGGCTGCAAGTGCAAATATCGAGGTTAGCCCGCAGGATTTAGAAAGCATATATATCATCCTTGCGCAAAAGGTGAGCAAAAAGCTTGCCGTAGCGGCTGCGGGGCACATTAAAGAAGCCGTTAAATTTAGCTTTGACACCGTCGATGCCGAAGCGATCGAGGCTATGCGCAAGGGATTTTATTGGATGGGCAAAGAATACAACGAAAGGCTGCAGAATAGGCTAAAAGATATTATCGAGCGGGTTTTTAAAGCAGAGATTGCAAACGAGGAGGTAGGCTCCGCACTAAAAGAGGAGTTCGGCTCCATTATAAACGCAGATGAGAGCTATTTTAAAGGAGTAGCCGATCATATTGCGCTTCAGGCGCAAAACGTAGCCGCCGTGACGCAAGGAAGCAAATACGGCGTGCAATTTTACAAAGTGCTTGCGATCTTGGACGATCGTACTACAAAAATTTGCCGCAGCATGCACGGGCGCATAATACCCGCCGAGCATCTAAGCGCACAGGCGGATAAAATTTTAAACGCTCATAGTTTAGCCGATAAAAAAGCCGCCGCCGCGTGGCGGGATCAGGCCTTTTTCGGCAAGAGTTTGCCTAAAAACTTCGGTCTGCCTCCGTATCACTTCCGTTGCCGCACGGAGGTAACGCCCGTGTGGGTGGATGAAGAGGAAGAAGATGGAGTGATGATGCGAAACACGCAGCCGCTAAGCAATGATGAGATAATCAGGCATATCGATAAAATCGGCGTGGAGCGCGTGCTAGATCTAAAAGCGGCGAATGGCGAGCACGGGTTAAAAAATAGATTAAAACGAAACGAAAAGCTAAAAAGCGATATAATAAAAGCGTTAAATTCGATAATTGCTATAGCCCCTAAAAAGGATGAGGAAAACTTAAGCAATGCCGTAAGCAGCAATGGCTATTTTATGGTGTTTGATGGCAATAGGATAGTAACGGCATACAAGCCAGGCAAAGGTGCGCAGACGTATTTTAAGGAAAAAAGCCTAGCGTTGCAACAAGAAATAATTAAGAGATGGTGGCAAAAATGA
- a CDS encoding HK97 gp10 family phage protein, whose amino-acid sequence MKNLDKALRNFIYRVGAETVNVAKEHTAPIKTGALKRNIKVIRIDARSVTIGNTAGVGYAKFVHEGTGLYGAKKRKITPKKARALKTPYGYRKSIKGQKPNPYLLRAWNEYKLKGLAKAHVALTKDIGQELAAEIKASLQKMTP is encoded by the coding sequence ATGAAAAATTTAGATAAAGCTTTACGAAATTTCATCTACCGTGTGGGTGCGGAGACCGTGAATGTAGCTAAAGAGCATACCGCACCCATTAAAACGGGTGCGCTGAAGCGGAATATAAAAGTAATAAGGATAGATGCAAGAAGCGTAACTATAGGCAATACTGCAGGGGTTGGTTATGCTAAGTTCGTCCATGAAGGCACGGGGCTTTACGGAGCCAAAAAGCGTAAGATAACGCCTAAAAAAGCTCGCGCGCTAAAGACGCCGTATGGATACAGAAAATCGATAAAAGGACAAAAGCCGAATCCATATTTGCTTAGGGCGTGGAACGAATACAAGCTTAAAGGGCTTGCTAAGGCCCACGTGGCACTCACTAAAGACATCGGGCAAGAGTTGGCGGCGGAGATAAAGGCGAGCTTACAAAAAATGACTCCGTAA
- a CDS encoding terminase large subunit domain-containing protein, whose product MYSKKTKELILNLLHSGYAASELAKSYGVNAATIARWRKKGAEEGGAMTIQNLKAQIATLSKGKSSDSKAKQIAMLTASLSRLQGAKAKEQKVKNKKKPIALMNGAYESLKEIALKSGELFDYQKDFLNDASQFRIVLKSRQIGFSYVSSLDALLGAVAGRNQLFLSASEEQARILMNYSQMWAKKLGVSFAKDSEYEKSLDNGATIRVMAHNFRTVQGFTGDIWMDEFAWYPNQKRIWHAFVPSIGAVAGRLTILSTPFEENSFFAELFGDELKFYMFSRHRVDIYRAMAGGLKFDLETMRALFDADTWASAYECQFVDDESALLGIDLIKSCVSDFTPTLPPKNIPVFSGYDVGRTKDRSVHMGVYDAGEGIKRLCLYDVIAKASFEAQENLLTDFLRLNLLAYLKIDKTGIGMPVAERLKSRFTSRVSGVYFTASVKEALALNLKKHFEDKSISIPNDPLLIADLHAIKRKAGQKSFLYDSDRNEHGHADRFWALALALSYFEKVRERRNKAYII is encoded by the coding sequence ATGTATAGCAAAAAGACGAAAGAGCTTATCCTAAATCTTTTGCACTCGGGTTATGCCGCCTCCGAGTTAGCTAAATCTTACGGAGTAAATGCCGCTACGATCGCGCGCTGGCGTAAGAAAGGTGCGGAAGAGGGCGGCGCGATGACGATCCAAAATCTAAAAGCTCAAATAGCTACGCTTAGCAAGGGCAAAAGCAGCGACTCCAAGGCAAAGCAGATCGCCATGCTTACAGCTTCGCTTTCTAGGCTGCAGGGCGCCAAAGCAAAAGAACAAAAGGTAAAAAATAAGAAAAAACCCATTGCGCTAATGAACGGAGCATATGAAAGCCTAAAAGAAATAGCGCTTAAAAGCGGCGAGCTATTCGATTATCAAAAGGATTTTTTAAACGACGCTTCGCAATTTCGCATCGTATTAAAATCCCGTCAGATAGGATTTTCCTATGTCTCGAGCCTCGATGCGCTCCTTGGCGCCGTAGCGGGGCGTAATCAACTATTTTTAAGCGCCAGCGAGGAGCAGGCCCGAATTTTAATGAATTATTCGCAAATGTGGGCGAAAAAGCTAGGCGTATCCTTTGCCAAGGATAGCGAATATGAAAAGAGCCTTGATAACGGCGCTACCATCCGCGTCATGGCACATAATTTTCGCACCGTTCAAGGCTTTACCGGCGATATTTGGATGGATGAGTTTGCTTGGTATCCCAATCAAAAGCGTATCTGGCACGCCTTCGTGCCCTCTATCGGCGCCGTAGCCGGTAGGCTTACCATTCTCTCTACACCTTTTGAAGAGAATAGTTTTTTTGCCGAGCTATTTGGCGACGAGCTTAAATTTTATATGTTTAGCCGCCACCGCGTAGATATTTACCGGGCTATGGCGGGGGGATTGAAATTTGATCTTGAGACGATGAGGGCATTATTTGATGCCGATACCTGGGCTAGCGCCTATGAATGTCAATTTGTAGATGATGAAAGCGCACTTTTAGGTATCGATCTTATCAAATCTTGCGTAAGCGATTTTACCCCCACATTGCCGCCAAAAAATATACCCGTATTTTCAGGTTATGACGTAGGACGCACCAAGGACAGAAGCGTGCATATGGGGGTTTATGACGCCGGGGAGGGCATCAAAAGGCTATGTCTTTACGATGTGATAGCAAAAGCAAGCTTTGAGGCGCAAGAAAATCTATTAACGGATTTTTTGAGACTAAATTTACTAGCTTACCTTAAGATCGATAAAACGGGCATCGGTATGCCGGTAGCAGAGCGGCTTAAATCGCGCTTTACCTCTCGCGTGAGCGGAGTATATTTTACCGCTAGCGTCAAGGAGGCTTTGGCTTTAAATTTAAAGAAGCACTTTGAGGACAAAAGCATATCTATCCCTAACGATCCTTTGCTTATCGCAGACCTGCACGCCATTAAGCGTAAAGCGGGGCAAAAGAGCTTTTTATACGATAGCGATCGAAACGAGCACGGCCATGCCGATAGGTTTTGGGCGTTGGCTTTAGCGCTTAGCTACTTTGAAAAGGTACGCGAGAGAAGGAACAAGGCGTATATAATTTGA
- a CDS encoding phage portal protein — MDRIFKAAAEASAQIKDETVGADGIIEPFCAPEHLLGLFYANTYHRRAIQLKASLLSNVQDGKALEGMAGTPKDFLYAFILNLEIFGNAYLEIAGRNLYILPSVEARVDKNKEVFQVKNGRKIALNARQLAYYSPMSRYYGEPDYLGALLAIMTNQKADSFNNAFFENSARADTAIIFENSEPDEAQLNAFRDFFGVNFKGHQKAHKTLVLTANGENAKVRIEDLSKVEDISFEKLKNLNRDEIIAAHGVPPRMMGIINASQLGGGGEVAQQLHSFNELTIIPKQKQIEWFFDSLGFKIKLNPIDVSSFKDDGELMSSLVASGILSLAEARGILGYDK; from the coding sequence ATGGATAGGATTTTTAAAGCTGCCGCGGAAGCCAGCGCGCAAATAAAAGATGAAACTGTAGGTGCGGACGGTATTATAGAGCCGTTTTGCGCTCCGGAACACTTGCTTGGATTATTTTATGCCAATACCTATCACCGTAGAGCGATCCAGCTAAAGGCCTCTTTGCTTTCAAACGTGCAAGACGGCAAAGCATTAGAAGGTATGGCAGGCACGCCTAAGGATTTTTTATACGCCTTCATATTAAATTTAGAAATCTTCGGCAATGCTTATTTGGAGATCGCCGGGCGAAATCTTTATATCTTGCCCTCCGTAGAAGCGCGAGTGGACAAAAACAAAGAGGTTTTTCAGGTAAAAAACGGGCGTAAGATCGCGCTAAATGCGAGGCAGTTAGCATATTATTCGCCGATGAGCAGATACTACGGCGAGCCTGATTATTTAGGCGCGCTTTTAGCCATAATGACTAATCAAAAAGCCGATAGCTTCAATAACGCCTTTTTTGAAAACTCAGCTAGAGCCGATACTGCGATCATATTTGAAAACTCCGAACCCGACGAGGCGCAGCTTAATGCTTTTAGAGATTTTTTTGGAGTAAATTTTAAAGGCCATCAGAAGGCCCATAAAACTTTGGTGCTTACGGCAAACGGCGAAAACGCTAAGGTACGCATAGAAGATCTCAGCAAAGTAGAAGATATAAGTTTTGAAAAACTTAAGAATTTAAATCGAGACGAGATTATTGCCGCTCATGGCGTACCGCCTCGGATGATGGGCATAATAAACGCTTCTCAACTCGGTGGCGGCGGCGAGGTCGCCCAGCAGCTACATAGCTTTAATGAGCTTACTATTATACCTAAGCAGAAACAGATAGAGTGGTTTTTCGATTCTTTGGGTTTTAAGATCAAACTAAATCCGATCGATGTTAGCAGCTTTAAGGACGACGGCGAGCTAATGAGTTCTTTGGTTGCTAGCGGTATCTTATCGCTCGCCGAGGCCCGTGGAATTTTAGGATACGACAAATAA
- a CDS encoding XkdF-like putative serine protease domain-containing protein: MAKEITDLQIHLISLVNAGANNKTVIYKDKNFEELLRVSFSKDSAGEEGIVYGIVYAPDEVDSQGEFANAAEIKKAAYDFMKRADLSYCVDVNHDLRPAPAYICESWIVKEKDAFFSETGAWAVGIKLEDEDLRARVKSGELSGLSMYGSGVIKSGDGTGKEGGMLEAVRQGLREFFSKKDESGATPQGVVSNKTEKGEEITELIKAKTAASDEKMANLEKSLEDLGVKLGALQEQINKSAQDTSVSKQKTSGSEGIL; the protein is encoded by the coding sequence GTGGCAAAAGAGATCACGGATCTACAAATTCATCTGATCTCGCTCGTAAATGCAGGGGCGAATAATAAAACCGTCATCTATAAGGATAAAAATTTCGAGGAGCTTTTGCGGGTAAGTTTCAGTAAGGACTCAGCAGGGGAGGAAGGGATCGTATACGGCATAGTTTATGCTCCGGACGAGGTGGATAGCCAAGGCGAGTTTGCAAATGCCGCCGAGATTAAAAAGGCGGCATACGACTTTATGAAAAGAGCCGATCTTAGCTATTGCGTCGACGTAAATCACGACTTGCGCCCGGCGCCTGCGTATATCTGCGAGAGCTGGATAGTCAAGGAAAAGGATGCGTTTTTCAGCGAAACGGGCGCTTGGGCCGTAGGCATCAAGCTTGAGGACGAAGATCTGCGCGCTCGCGTAAAAAGCGGCGAGCTTTCGGGGTTATCGATGTACGGCTCCGGAGTCATCAAGTCGGGTGACGGCACGGGCAAGGAAGGCGGTATGTTAGAGGCGGTCAGGCAGGGCCTGAGGGAGTTTTTTAGCAAGAAAGATGAAAGCGGAGCGACCCCGCAAGGGGTGGTTTCTAATAAAACCGAAAAAGGAGAGGAAATTACCGAGCTAATTAAGGCCAAAACGGCGGCGAGCGACGAAAAGATGGCGAACTTGGAAAAATCGCTAGAGGATTTAGGAGTGAAGCTCGGAGCTTTGCAGGAGCAGATCAATAAGTCCGCTCAAGATACGAGCGTTTCAAAACAAAAAACTTCAGGTAGCGAGGGGATACTATGA
- a CDS encoding glycoside hydrolase family protein, translating into MSLIANIKENEGFCGEIYEDTRGYKTIGYGFLVAALSKNELALNGGKVEPMSREAADQILELKLKKLKPRVFEAFAWLQDKPQNVQDVVIEMCYQMGVVKVQKFVTTLHHIRMGEYEKAITNGLRSLWAQQTPNRAKKVLNGLLAKH; encoded by the coding sequence ATGAGCCTAATCGCAAACATCAAAGAAAACGAAGGCTTTTGCGGTGAAATTTATGAGGACACAAGGGGCTACAAGACTATCGGTTACGGCTTTTTGGTCGCAGCTCTTAGCAAGAACGAACTAGCGCTAAACGGCGGAAAAGTAGAGCCGATGAGCCGCGAGGCGGCGGATCAAATTTTAGAGCTGAAATTAAAAAAGTTAAAGCCTAGGGTATTTGAAGCCTTTGCCTGGCTTCAAGACAAACCGCAAAACGTGCAGGACGTAGTGATAGAGATGTGCTATCAGATGGGTGTTGTGAAAGTGCAAAAATTCGTTACGACGCTTCATCATATCCGCATGGGCGAATATGAAAAGGCTATCACAAACGGGCTTCGCAGCCTTTGGGCGCAGCAGACTCCAAACAGAGCGAAGAAGGTGTTAAATGGGCTTCTTGCTAAACATTAA
- a CDS encoding phage baseplate assembly protein V produces MSNNLNEIGIVSEVSGDRARVAIGLLVTDFLPVFQPFANSFATGFAPIRVGEQVLVLPVRGELNVGVILRGIYQSAHRAAATDKKIHASFEDGVSFSYDTASSTLEISSPKQINITCENASLNAKSVNVKADDTTIQSGNIKLLGNTLIQGSISTAGSDGGSGSFSINGDLNITGSLKTSGDISDGRGSLSSHTNGGVARD; encoded by the coding sequence ATGAGCAATAATCTAAATGAGATTGGCATCGTAAGCGAAGTAAGCGGGGATCGCGCAAGGGTTGCGATCGGTCTACTCGTGACCGATTTTTTGCCCGTATTTCAGCCTTTTGCCAATTCTTTCGCCACGGGCTTTGCTCCGATCCGAGTGGGCGAGCAGGTGCTTGTGCTGCCGGTACGAGGTGAGCTCAACGTAGGCGTGATCCTGCGCGGTATCTATCAGAGCGCCCATCGAGCAGCCGCGACCGATAAGAAGATCCACGCAAGTTTTGAGGATGGGGTAAGCTTTTCGTATGATACGGCTAGCTCCACTCTTGAAATTTCAAGCCCGAAGCAGATCAATATCACCTGCGAAAACGCAAGCTTGAACGCAAAAAGCGTAAACGTAAAAGCGGATGATACTACCATACAAAGCGGCAATATCAAGCTTTTGGGAAATACGCTCATTCAAGGCTCAATCTCTACCGCAGGAAGCGACGGGGGTAGTGGTAGCTTTTCTATCAACGGAGATCTAAATATCACAGGATCGCTTAAGACAAGCGGAGATATAAGCGACGGCAGAGGCTCACTTTCTAGCCATACCAACGGCGGAGTAGCGAGGGATTGA
- a CDS encoding GPW/gp25 family protein: MSKYLISIEDSIKDILSTPIGSRVMLPQYGSRLFELIDRRVNDEFRADLSYFVIEAVQRWEKRVQIDEVKLISLRDHKLSFKILLTNGKEIGVEI, translated from the coding sequence ATGAGCAAATACCTAATAAGCATTGAAGATAGCATAAAAGATATACTTTCTACCCCTATCGGCTCTAGGGTAATGCTGCCGCAGTACGGCAGCCGCCTTTTTGAGCTGATAGATAGGCGGGTCAATGATGAGTTTAGAGCCGATCTTAGCTACTTTGTCATCGAAGCGGTGCAAAGATGGGAAAAACGGGTGCAGATCGACGAAGTCAAATTAATATCGTTGAGAGATCACAAGCTAAGCTTTAAAATTTTGCTTACTAACGGCAAAGAGATCGGAGTGGAAATATGA
- a CDS encoding baseplate J/gp47 family protein — protein MSFLKNLPYPNVIEQLSYDEILKAVKGLFKGHLNDDEIALLESDRFSALLETLAYRELFLRARINSTVKSMLLPFAQGADLDNIVAMYGIARKKGERPVAEVEFTLSMARDSDVLIPKGTILCASSGELAAIKDDITIAAGQLKGTGHSVLQTFVKQSDLKCELIQTPFSFVLKARQTSRFEGGADEESDERLRDRAVLSLERFSTAGSRKAYIYHALSANAKVEEVSVINGGPGIVKLYLKTADMSEETRVSVQSYIGGERVRPLCDTVVVENAKIINAVIKAELELKDMLLQASIQSEIEAGRTSLSLGEDLNLSYIYSTLHREGVYRVNLKQPAADIKADVDSFVKIKFELSFAKAVL, from the coding sequence ATGAGCTTTTTAAAAAATTTGCCCTATCCAAACGTCATCGAACAGCTTAGCTACGATGAAATTTTAAAAGCCGTTAAAGGGCTTTTTAAAGGTCATTTAAACGATGACGAGATCGCTTTGCTTGAGAGCGACCGTTTTTCGGCTCTGCTTGAAACGTTAGCTTACCGCGAGCTGTTTTTAAGAGCTCGCATCAATAGCACCGTAAAATCTATGCTGCTACCTTTCGCGCAAGGGGCTGATCTTGACAATATCGTTGCGATGTATGGAATTGCACGCAAAAAGGGCGAAAGACCCGTAGCGGAAGTAGAATTCACCTTGAGTATGGCGCGCGATTCGGACGTACTAATCCCAAAAGGCACTATCTTGTGCGCAAGCTCCGGCGAGCTTGCCGCTATCAAAGATGACATCACGATCGCAGCGGGGCAGCTAAAGGGTACAGGCCATAGTGTCCTACAGACCTTCGTCAAACAAAGCGATCTAAAATGCGAGCTCATCCAAACGCCTTTTTCATTCGTGCTTAAAGCGCGCCAAACATCGCGCTTTGAAGGCGGTGCAGATGAAGAGAGCGACGAGAGACTGCGCGATCGCGCCGTGCTTTCGCTGGAGCGATTTTCTACGGCGGGAAGCAGGAAAGCCTATATCTATCACGCTCTGAGTGCCAACGCCAAAGTGGAGGAAGTGAGCGTGATAAACGGAGGACCCGGTATTGTGAAGCTCTATCTAAAAACTGCCGATATGAGCGAAGAGACGAGAGTGAGCGTGCAAAGCTATATAGGCGGCGAGCGGGTGCGGCCGCTTTGCGATACCGTAGTCGTAGAGAATGCCAAAATTATTAATGCCGTAATAAAAGCCGAACTTGAGCTAAAAGATATGCTTTTGCAGGCTAGTATTCAAAGCGAAATCGAAGCCGGCAGGACCAGTCTAAGCCTCGGCGAGGATCTAAATCTAAGCTATATCTATTCTACTCTGCACCGCGAGGGGGTGTATCGGGTAAATCTAAAACAACCCGCCGCCGACATAAAAGCGGACGTAGATAGTTTTGTGAAAATCAAATTTGAACTAAGCTTTGCAAAGGCCGTATTATGA
- a CDS encoding phage tail protein encodes MSILPSGKPKFDKKLDDLFGLSLAGLDIGVINTLADSCPASLLGILADSLDINIDGLNETGARLLIKEAFKIHYYSGTFYAVKKAVNAIDSGAIIVEGNLGQKYDGSIKHDRSRFYGSNSHWAEYSIISSVPLSKSRAAAIATAAKAAAPAKCVLALIEHQASQITYNGQIKYNEQFNYGAYNG; translated from the coding sequence ATGAGTATTTTACCAAGCGGAAAGCCAAAATTTGACAAGAAGCTCGACGATCTTTTTGGCCTCAGCTTAGCAGGGCTTGATATAGGAGTGATAAACACCTTGGCGGATAGTTGCCCCGCTTCGCTTCTTGGGATTTTGGCAGATAGCCTGGACATAAATATAGATGGGCTAAATGAGACTGGCGCAAGGCTGCTTATTAAAGAGGCCTTTAAAATTCATTATTATTCAGGCACCTTTTACGCAGTCAAAAAGGCGGTGAATGCGATCGATAGCGGAGCGATCATAGTAGAGGGAAATTTAGGGCAGAAATATGACGGCTCTATAAAACATGATAGAAGCAGATTTTACGGCTCAAACTCGCATTGGGCCGAATATAGCATCATAAGCAGCGTTCCTCTTTCAAAGAGTAGGGCGGCGGCGATAGCGACCGCGGCAAAAGCGGCGGCGCCCGCAAAGTGTGTGCTAGCTCTGATCGAGCATCAGGCTAGCCAAATCACATATAACGGGCAAATAAAATATAACGAGCAATTCAACTATGGAGCATACAATGGCTAA
- a CDS encoding phage tail sheath family protein encodes MAAKFGVNITVSAEAARPISVESTTPIGIAGYEEVLGNGLHFYMTTDKAITALEEIYEAKKKASEQFKKGSIYRALKAISDQSVQTQIILSVFSRTDNNDDSDDITACKAAIEAFKNAKSATGYRPNLLIAPEYSGEDAIKAALEAMATRLKATGIVDLKASAANEAIAKMKDFGTARLIAAYPYVKIWDDETNGYVMSPQSARIAGMIAYVDGLSEFGYSDSYSNRVMGGISGTAIDVDFEPGETCTADELRAAHISTVIREQGFRAWGGETSDVDSIWQDLARVRIFDRISQACQRGVFFAIDRKADQLYHAKRSVDELLRALVGARVLLGYELSWSAKNTLANITAGKFYLDVRMQNNPIVKQLTLDFIYVDSYGKALMDSLNA; translated from the coding sequence ATGGCTGCAAAATTTGGAGTAAACATAACCGTTTCGGCAGAGGCGGCAAGGCCGATAAGCGTAGAAAGTACTACGCCCATCGGGATCGCAGGATATGAAGAGGTGCTGGGAAACGGCCTACATTTTTACATGACGACAGACAAGGCGATCACCGCACTCGAGGAAATTTACGAGGCAAAAAAGAAGGCAAGCGAGCAATTTAAAAAAGGCTCGATCTATCGCGCACTGAAAGCCATCAGCGATCAAAGCGTGCAAACGCAGATCATCCTATCGGTTTTTAGCCGTACCGATAATAATGACGATAGCGATGATATCACGGCTTGCAAGGCTGCGATAGAAGCTTTCAAAAATGCGAAGTCCGCCACCGGCTATCGTCCAAATTTGCTAATCGCCCCCGAATATAGCGGTGAGGACGCAATCAAAGCAGCACTCGAAGCTATGGCCACAAGGCTCAAAGCCACCGGTATCGTCGATCTCAAGGCAAGCGCCGCAAATGAGGCTATCGCAAAGATGAAAGATTTTGGCACGGCACGGCTGATTGCGGCATACCCCTATGTCAAAATTTGGGATGATGAAACAAACGGCTACGTTATGAGCCCGCAAAGCGCTCGTATTGCCGGAATGATCGCCTATGTGGACGGTCTTAGCGAATTCGGGTACTCCGATAGCTATTCCAACAGGGTGATGGGTGGTATCAGCGGCACGGCAATAGACGTAGACTTCGAGCCGGGGGAAACCTGCACGGCAGATGAGCTTAGGGCGGCTCATATCAGCACGGTCATTCGCGAACAAGGCTTCAGGGCTTGGGGTGGAGAGACTAGCGATGTCGATAGCATTTGGCAGGATCTTGCCAGGGTGCGCATTTTTGATCGTATCTCGCAGGCTTGTCAAAGGGGGGTATTTTTCGCGATAGATCGCAAAGCCGATCAACTCTATCACGCAAAAAGAAGCGTAGATGAGCTACTGCGGGCTCTCGTAGGAGCTAGAGTACTGCTCGGGTATGAGCTTAGCTGGAGCGCAAAGAACACCCTTGCAAATATCACGGCAGGTAAATTTTATCTTGACGTCAGAATGCAGAACAATCCGATAGTTAAGCAATTGACATTAGATTTTATCTATGTCGATTCTTATGGCAAAGCATTAATGGATTCGCTTAATGCATAA